In Asanoa sp. WMMD1127, one genomic interval encodes:
- a CDS encoding CbtA family protein, which translates to MLSPRTLLIRGMLVGLAAGLLAFVIAYLIGEGPVDAAIAFEEAHADPAAAGEPALVSRTVQSTVGLLTATLIYGVALGGIFSMVFAGAYGRLGRLGARATAALVALAGFVTVALVPWLKYPANPPATGSEETIGRRTSLFFLMLVIALAALALSIYIGRSQVARFGDWNATILAAVVFVAVIAVAHVLLPSIEEIPDGFSPLVLWNFRLASLATQAVVWTTLGLGLGALVERSLRREAVLTTSA; encoded by the coding sequence ATGCTGTCTCCCCGTACCCTGCTGATTCGCGGCATGCTGGTGGGACTGGCCGCCGGCCTGCTCGCGTTCGTCATCGCCTACCTGATCGGCGAGGGCCCGGTCGACGCCGCCATCGCTTTCGAGGAGGCGCATGCCGACCCGGCCGCCGCCGGTGAGCCCGCACTGGTCAGCCGGACCGTGCAGAGCACAGTCGGTCTGCTCACCGCGACGCTGATCTACGGAGTCGCGCTGGGCGGCATCTTCTCGATGGTCTTCGCCGGCGCCTACGGACGCCTCGGTCGGCTCGGCGCTCGGGCGACGGCCGCACTGGTGGCGCTGGCCGGTTTCGTCACGGTCGCGCTCGTGCCGTGGTTGAAATATCCGGCCAACCCGCCGGCGACGGGGTCCGAGGAGACCATCGGCCGGCGGACGTCCCTCTTTTTCCTGATGCTGGTGATCGCCTTGGCCGCCCTGGCGTTGTCGATCTACATCGGACGGTCGCAGGTGGCCCGCTTCGGTGACTGGAATGCCACCATCCTCGCTGCGGTCGTCTTCGTGGCCGTCATCGCGGTGGCGCACGTTCTGCTGCCCTCCATCGAGGAGATTCCTGACGGGTTCTCCCCGCTCGTGCTGTGGAACTTCCGCCTGGCGTCGCTCGCCACCCAGGCGGTGGTGTGGACCACCCTCGGCCTCGGCCTCGGTGCCCTCGTCGAGCGCAGCCTGCGCCGCGAGGCCGTGCTCACCACGTCCGCCTAG
- a CDS encoding sirohydrochlorin chelatase, whose translation MTIPLLIAGHGTTDPEGAEEFRRFVARVGRSLDVPVAGGFIELSPPPVRDAVAGLVEGGARRLACVPLMLVAAGHAKSDIPGSLAAERARHPGLSFAYGRPLGPHPGILALLRDRIAATGAGAETTVLLVGRGSTDPDANAEVAKVARLLAETTPVSGVEYAFVSLAEPGVPAGLDRCRALGAKRIVVLPYFLFTGVLPRRVAAQAAAWGAETAEVIGDCAGLAEIVVERYHEALGGDIRANCDTCKYRIALPFHEHAVGAAQLPHHHPADHHH comes from the coding sequence ATGACCATCCCCCTGCTCATCGCCGGCCACGGCACCACCGACCCCGAGGGTGCCGAGGAGTTCCGCCGCTTCGTGGCCCGGGTCGGCCGGAGCCTCGACGTGCCGGTCGCCGGCGGCTTCATCGAGCTGTCGCCGCCCCCGGTCCGGGACGCGGTCGCCGGGCTCGTCGAGGGCGGCGCGCGCCGGCTGGCCTGCGTACCCCTGATGCTCGTGGCCGCCGGTCATGCCAAGAGCGACATCCCGGGCTCGTTGGCCGCCGAACGGGCCCGGCATCCCGGGCTGTCGTTCGCCTACGGCCGCCCGCTCGGGCCGCACCCGGGCATCCTGGCGCTGCTGCGGGACCGGATCGCCGCGACCGGTGCCGGCGCGGAGACCACCGTGCTGCTGGTCGGCCGCGGCTCCACCGACCCGGACGCCAACGCCGAGGTGGCCAAGGTGGCCCGCCTGCTGGCCGAGACGACACCGGTGTCCGGTGTGGAGTACGCGTTCGTGTCCCTGGCGGAGCCGGGCGTGCCGGCCGGCCTGGACCGCTGCCGGGCGCTCGGGGCGAAGCGGATCGTGGTGCTGCCCTACTTCCTCTTCACCGGCGTCCTGCCGCGCCGGGTGGCCGCGCAGGCGGCGGCGTGGGGCGCGGAGACGGCCGAGGTGATCGGCGACTGCGCCGGGCTGGCCGAGATCGTGGTCGAGCGCTACCACGAGGCCCTCGGCGGCGACATCCGAGCCAACTGCGACACGTGCAAGTACCGGATCGCGCTGCCGTTCCACGAGCACGCGGTCGGCGCCGCCCAGCTGCCCCACCACCACCCGGCCGACCACCACCACTGA
- a CDS encoding precorrin-8X methylmutase: MKRAVHPIEAESYRILRGEADTAGLPRHTKDVVERIIHTTADPGWLDDLVADEAALAAGAAALAAGAPLVTDVTMVAAGITTRPATCLVAAPDAGALAREEGLTRSAAGIRLAAATHAHGALWVVGNAPTALTEIVRLATAGAIRPALVVGLPVGYVGAAESKAALRATTLPQLSNRSARGGAAVAAAAVNALLYGDPLA, translated from the coding sequence GTGAAGCGCGCCGTGCACCCCATCGAGGCGGAGTCCTACCGGATCCTGCGCGGCGAGGCCGACACGGCCGGGCTGCCGCGGCACACGAAGGACGTGGTGGAACGGATCATCCACACCACCGCGGACCCCGGTTGGCTCGATGACCTGGTGGCCGACGAGGCCGCGCTGGCCGCCGGCGCCGCGGCTCTCGCGGCCGGCGCCCCGCTGGTCACCGACGTGACGATGGTCGCCGCCGGCATCACGACCCGGCCGGCGACCTGCCTGGTGGCCGCGCCGGACGCCGGCGCGCTCGCCCGGGAGGAGGGCCTGACCCGGTCGGCCGCGGGCATCCGGCTGGCCGCCGCGACCCACGCCCACGGCGCGCTGTGGGTGGTCGGCAACGCGCCGACGGCGCTGACCGAGATCGTCCGCCTCGCCACCGCCGGTGCGATCCGGCCCGCCCTCGTCGTCGGACTGCCGGTCGGCTACGTCGGCGCCGCCGAGTCCAAGGCGGCGCTGCGCGCGACCACGCTGCCCCAACTGTCCAACCGGTCGGCCCGCGGCGGCGCGGCCGTCGCCGCCGCCGCCGTCAACGCCCTGCTGTACGGAGACCCGCTCGCATGA
- the cobJ gene encoding precorrin-3B C(17)-methyltransferase yields MIGVVAPTAAGRRMAERLVGAWPGEVRSYGGPARDQLAAAWAGSDVVVCFLATGAAVRLIAPLLADKHTDPGVVCVDEAGRFAVALTGGHDGGANDAAHRIAALLGAEPVVTTATDSRGLPPLDGFGADLGFRLADAAPVARVTRAMLDGAAVTVVSDATWPTPPLPTGDRPGLSAEAEDSPAAEPVRLVVSDRVDAGGDLVYRPPSLVVGVGASRGVTAAAVGAVVDAALAAGGLVAASVRALATVDVKADEAGILALAAERGWPLLTFPAAELAAEDVPTPSEVVRAAVGTPSVAEAAALRAARDAGRDAALVVPKQVTPTATAAVARLVPRGRLTIVGIGPGAEDLRTPRATAALRRAAVVVGLDQYVDQVRHLLSPGARIVASALGEEARRAREAVDLATAGHAVALIGSGDAGLYAMASPALELAGADVDVEAVPGVTAALAASALLGAPLGHDHAYVSLSDLHTPWPVIVDRLRAVAAADLVACLYNPRSRARTAQFAEALAILADHRPPATPVGVVRDATRPGQQVHRTTLAALAADPSIVDMRSVVLVGSSRTRSAAGRMVTPREYAWLS; encoded by the coding sequence ATGATCGGCGTGGTGGCGCCGACCGCGGCCGGGCGCCGGATGGCCGAGCGGCTCGTCGGCGCCTGGCCCGGCGAGGTCCGGAGCTACGGGGGACCGGCCCGCGACCAGCTCGCGGCCGCCTGGGCCGGCAGCGACGTCGTGGTCTGCTTCCTCGCCACGGGCGCGGCGGTCCGGCTGATCGCTCCGCTGCTCGCCGACAAGCACACCGACCCCGGCGTGGTCTGCGTCGACGAGGCGGGACGATTCGCGGTCGCGCTGACCGGCGGTCATGACGGCGGCGCCAACGACGCGGCACACCGGATCGCCGCGCTGCTGGGCGCCGAGCCGGTGGTCACCACGGCCACCGACAGCCGCGGCCTGCCGCCACTGGACGGCTTCGGCGCCGACCTCGGCTTCCGGCTGGCCGACGCGGCCCCGGTCGCCCGGGTGACCCGAGCCATGCTCGACGGCGCCGCCGTGACCGTCGTCTCCGACGCGACCTGGCCGACACCGCCGCTGCCCACCGGCGATCGGCCGGGCCTGTCCGCTGAAGCCGAGGACAGCCCGGCCGCCGAACCGGTGCGGCTCGTGGTGTCGGACCGGGTCGACGCGGGCGGGGACCTCGTGTACCGGCCGCCGTCGTTGGTGGTCGGTGTCGGCGCCAGTCGCGGAGTCACCGCGGCGGCGGTGGGCGCCGTGGTGGACGCGGCCCTGGCCGCCGGTGGGCTGGTCGCCGCCTCGGTCCGGGCGTTGGCCACCGTCGACGTCAAGGCCGACGAGGCCGGGATCCTGGCGCTCGCAGCCGAACGCGGCTGGCCGCTGCTCACCTTCCCCGCCGCGGAGTTGGCCGCCGAGGACGTGCCGACGCCGTCGGAGGTCGTGCGGGCCGCGGTCGGCACGCCGAGCGTGGCCGAGGCGGCCGCGCTGCGGGCCGCTCGCGACGCGGGTCGGGACGCCGCGCTCGTGGTGCCCAAGCAGGTCACGCCGACCGCGACCGCGGCGGTGGCCCGGCTGGTCCCGCGCGGCCGGCTGACCATCGTCGGCATCGGGCCCGGCGCCGAGGACCTGCGCACGCCGCGGGCCACGGCCGCGCTGCGCCGGGCGGCCGTCGTCGTCGGCCTCGACCAGTACGTGGACCAGGTCCGCCACCTGCTCTCCCCCGGCGCCCGGATCGTCGCCTCCGCGCTCGGTGAGGAGGCCAGGCGGGCCCGGGAGGCGGTCGACCTGGCCACCGCCGGCCACGCGGTCGCGCTGATCGGCTCCGGCGACGCCGGCCTCTACGCGATGGCCTCCCCGGCGCTCGAGCTGGCCGGCGCCGACGTCGACGTCGAGGCCGTTCCCGGGGTGACCGCGGCGCTCGCGGCGAGCGCGCTGCTGGGCGCGCCGCTCGGCCACGACCACGCGTACGTCTCGCTTTCGGACCTGCACACCCCCTGGCCGGTGATCGTCGACCGGCTGCGCGCCGTGGCCGCCGCCGACCTCGTCGCCTGCCTCTACAACCCGCGCAGCCGGGCCCGCACCGCCCAGTTCGCCGAGGCGCTGGCGATCCTGGCCGACCACCGGCCGCCCGCGACCCCGGTCGGGGTGGTCCGTGACGCCACCCGGCCGGGCCAACAGGTGCACCGCACCACGCTGGCCGCGCTGGCCGCCGATCCATCCATCGTGGACATGCGATCCGTGGTGCTGGTCGGCTCGAGCCGGACCCGGTCGGCGGCCGGGCGAATGGTCACACCCCGGGAGTACGCGTGGCTGTCGTGA
- the cbiE gene encoding precorrin-6y C5,15-methyltransferase (decarboxylating) subunit CbiE, protein MPEVTVYGHDGGPLPPAVADATLLVGGARHLGHVDSPAERVVMGSVPAAVDRVIAHSGPVAVLASGDPGFFGIVRALRRAGVDPVVRPAVSSVAQAFARLGLPWDDAVVVSAHGRDGGLRRAVNVCRAYPKVAVLTGPGAEPPEIAAALAGWPRRIVVASRLGAADERLTGPDGHWAEPNVVVTLADADAGSAGWLAGGVRVPAGWALPEDSFTHRASMITKAEVRAVALPHLAPAPGALVWDVGAGSGSVSVECGRFGAAVVAIDRDPAAADLVRANAVRHAVDVRVVTGAAPGVLADLPDPDAVFVGGGGPDVLAAVLTRRPSRVVAAYAALEPVGATADALTAAGYATGGVQVQANRLAEIAGRHRLAATNPVTLVWGSR, encoded by the coding sequence GTGCCTGAGGTCACGGTCTACGGGCACGACGGCGGGCCGCTGCCGCCCGCCGTGGCCGACGCGACGCTGCTGGTCGGTGGGGCCCGGCACCTGGGTCACGTCGACTCACCGGCGGAGCGGGTGGTGATGGGCTCGGTGCCGGCCGCGGTCGACCGGGTGATCGCCCACAGTGGACCCGTCGCGGTGCTGGCCAGCGGCGATCCCGGGTTCTTCGGCATCGTGCGGGCGCTGCGGCGGGCCGGCGTGGACCCCGTCGTGCGGCCGGCGGTGTCGTCGGTGGCGCAGGCGTTCGCCCGGCTCGGGCTGCCCTGGGACGACGCGGTGGTGGTGTCGGCCCACGGGCGCGACGGCGGGCTGCGGCGGGCGGTCAACGTCTGCCGCGCGTACCCGAAGGTGGCCGTGCTGACCGGTCCCGGCGCGGAGCCGCCGGAGATCGCGGCCGCGCTGGCGGGTTGGCCCCGGCGGATCGTCGTGGCGTCCCGGCTGGGCGCGGCCGACGAGCGGCTGACCGGGCCCGACGGCCACTGGGCCGAGCCCAACGTGGTGGTCACGCTGGCGGACGCCGACGCCGGTTCCGCGGGCTGGCTCGCCGGCGGCGTGCGGGTCCCGGCCGGCTGGGCGCTGCCCGAGGACTCCTTCACCCATCGCGCCTCGATGATCACCAAGGCGGAGGTACGCGCGGTCGCGCTGCCCCACCTTGCTCCGGCGCCCGGCGCGCTGGTCTGGGACGTGGGCGCCGGCTCCGGCTCGGTGTCCGTCGAGTGTGGCCGGTTCGGCGCGGCCGTCGTGGCCATAGACCGCGATCCCGCCGCCGCGGACCTGGTCCGGGCCAACGCCGTCCGGCACGCGGTCGACGTGCGGGTGGTGACCGGCGCGGCGCCCGGCGTGCTGGCCGACCTGCCGGACCCGGACGCCGTCTTCGTCGGGGGCGGCGGGCCGGACGTGCTCGCCGCCGTGCTGACCCGGCGACCGTCGCGGGTCGTCGCCGCCTACGCGGCGCTCGAACCGGTCGGCGCCACCGCCGACGCGCTCACCGCCGCGGGCTATGCCACCGGGGGCGTCCAGGTCCAGGCCAACCGCCTCGCCGAGATCGCCGGCCGGCACCGGCTGGCGGCGACCAACCCGGTCACGCTCGTCTGGGGTTCGCGATGA
- the cobM gene encoding precorrin-4 C(11)-methyltransferase yields the protein MTGRVTFVGAGPGAADLMTLRAARRLAEADVVVWASSLVSAEVLDHVRPDAEVVDSAAVPLEAVVEIYRRAAAEGLHVVRLHSGDPSLWGAVAEQLDACAGLDLATEIVPGVSAFAAVAAAAGRELTVPEVAQSVILTRLEGGKTPMPAGERIADFARHGTTMAVFLSAARAKQLAEQLLAGGYAEETPVVIGSRVSWPDELLAWCTIGTLAETVRAHKLWKHTLFLVGPALAAHGTRSHLYHPGHFHGHRRADRSARDELKARRA from the coding sequence GTGACCGGGCGGGTGACGTTCGTCGGCGCGGGCCCGGGCGCCGCCGACCTGATGACACTGCGGGCCGCCCGCCGGCTCGCCGAGGCCGACGTGGTGGTCTGGGCCTCCAGCCTCGTGTCGGCCGAGGTGCTCGACCACGTGCGGCCCGACGCCGAGGTGGTCGACTCGGCCGCCGTGCCGCTGGAGGCGGTCGTCGAGATCTACCGCCGCGCCGCCGCCGAGGGCCTGCACGTGGTGCGCCTGCACTCCGGTGACCCGAGCCTGTGGGGCGCGGTCGCCGAGCAGCTCGACGCGTGCGCCGGCCTCGACCTGGCGACCGAGATCGTGCCCGGTGTCTCCGCGTTCGCGGCGGTGGCGGCCGCGGCGGGCCGCGAGCTGACCGTGCCCGAGGTCGCCCAGTCCGTGATCCTGACCCGGCTGGAGGGCGGCAAGACCCCGATGCCGGCCGGCGAGCGGATCGCCGACTTCGCCCGCCATGGCACGACGATGGCGGTGTTCCTCTCCGCGGCCCGCGCCAAGCAGCTGGCCGAGCAGCTGCTGGCCGGCGGCTACGCCGAGGAGACGCCGGTGGTGATCGGGTCCCGGGTCAGCTGGCCCGACGAGCTGCTGGCCTGGTGCACGATCGGCACGCTGGCCGAGACCGTTCGGGCGCACAAGCTCTGGAAGCACACCCTGTTCCTGGTCGGCCCGGCGCTCGCGGCGCACGGCACGCGCAGCCACCTCTACCACCCGGGGCACTTCCACGGGCACCGCCGGGCCGACCGGTCGGCCCGCGACGAGCTCAAGGCTCGCCGTGCCTGA
- the cobI gene encoding precorrin-2 C(20)-methyltransferase — translation MRLIGVGVGPGDPELLTLKGVRTLATAGRVFVPVLDPADVGRAEATVRAHAAHERIERLVFALNERADAGRRERYWDAAGRRVARWLRDTGGTAAFATIGDPNVYATFGYLAETVRGLVPEVEVETVPGITAMQALAAAAGRPLVEGGEELVLLPLARGDLGPLHAALERDATVVVYKGGRHMTAIAEAAAGRGAVVGSHLGLPDERVQPLDAVDGPLPYLATVLIPAVRERRGGKL, via the coding sequence ATGCGGCTGATCGGGGTCGGCGTCGGTCCGGGCGACCCGGAGCTGCTGACGCTCAAAGGGGTGCGCACGCTGGCCACCGCCGGCCGGGTCTTCGTGCCCGTGCTCGACCCGGCCGACGTCGGGCGGGCCGAGGCGACGGTGCGCGCGCACGCCGCACACGAGCGGATCGAGCGGCTGGTGTTCGCGCTCAACGAGCGTGCGGACGCCGGCCGGCGGGAGCGCTACTGGGACGCGGCCGGCCGGCGGGTGGCGCGGTGGTTGCGGGACACCGGCGGCACGGCCGCGTTCGCCACGATCGGCGACCCCAACGTGTACGCCACCTTCGGCTACCTGGCCGAGACCGTACGCGGGCTCGTGCCCGAGGTGGAGGTCGAGACGGTGCCCGGCATCACCGCCATGCAGGCGCTGGCCGCGGCGGCCGGGCGGCCGCTGGTCGAGGGAGGCGAGGAGCTGGTGCTGCTGCCGCTGGCCCGCGGCGACCTGGGCCCGCTGCACGCGGCGCTGGAGCGCGACGCCACCGTCGTCGTCTACAAGGGAGGGCGGCACATGACCGCGATCGCCGAGGCGGCGGCCGGGCGCGGAGCCGTGGTCGGCAGCCACCTCGGGCTGCCGGACGAGCGGGTCCAGCCGCTGGACGCGGTCGACGGGCCATTGCCGTACCTGGCGACCGTGCTGATCCCGGCCGTGCGCGAGCGGCGCGGAGGGAAGCTGTGA
- a CDS encoding cobyrinate a,c-diamide synthase — protein MVSTPRIVVAAPASGHGKTTVASGLLAAYAARARAVAGFKVGPDYIDPGYHALAGGRPGRNLDPVMVGEERIAPLFAHGAAGADLAVVEGVMGLFDGRAHAGEHGSTAQVAKLLSAPVLLVVDGSAVGRSVAALAHGFRGFDPTLRLAGVVLNKVGSDRHEAILREALEETGTPVLGVLRRSDAVAAPSRHLGLVPVVERRAEATAAVAALAALIESSVDLDAVAAAAAAAPPLPVEPWSPPVIPAQRRPVVAVAGGPAFSFSYAETTELLAAAGAEVVGVDPLRDESLPAGTAALVVGGGFPEVYAAELSANAPLRAAVAGLAAAGAPIAAECAGLLWLARSLDGAPMCGVLPADAAMTGQLTLGYRDAVAVSPSWLAPVGARVTGHEFHRTAVTPGAGEPPAWAWRGRPAEGFVVGNVHASYLHLHWAGAPEIAERLVAACG, from the coding sequence GTGGTGAGCACGCCACGGATCGTCGTGGCCGCGCCGGCATCCGGCCACGGGAAGACGACGGTCGCGAGCGGGCTGCTGGCGGCGTACGCGGCCCGCGCTCGCGCGGTGGCCGGCTTCAAGGTGGGCCCCGACTACATCGACCCCGGCTACCACGCGCTGGCCGGCGGCCGGCCCGGGCGCAACCTCGACCCGGTCATGGTCGGCGAGGAGCGGATCGCGCCCTTGTTCGCGCACGGCGCGGCCGGCGCCGACCTCGCGGTGGTCGAGGGCGTGATGGGGCTGTTCGACGGCCGGGCGCACGCCGGTGAGCACGGCTCCACCGCCCAGGTGGCCAAGCTGCTCTCCGCGCCGGTGCTGCTGGTGGTCGACGGCTCCGCGGTCGGCCGTTCGGTCGCGGCGCTGGCGCACGGCTTCCGCGGCTTCGACCCGACGCTGCGGCTGGCCGGCGTGGTGCTCAACAAGGTCGGCTCCGACCGGCACGAGGCGATCCTGCGCGAGGCGCTCGAGGAGACCGGCACCCCGGTGCTCGGCGTGCTCCGGCGCAGCGACGCAGTCGCCGCCCCGTCGCGCCATCTCGGGCTCGTGCCGGTGGTGGAGCGCAGGGCCGAGGCGACCGCCGCCGTGGCCGCGCTGGCCGCCCTGATCGAGTCCAGTGTGGACCTCGACGCGGTGGCGGCCGCCGCCGCTGCCGCGCCGCCCTTGCCCGTCGAGCCGTGGTCGCCGCCCGTCATCCCCGCACAGCGGCGCCCGGTGGTCGCGGTGGCCGGCGGGCCGGCGTTCAGCTTCTCCTACGCCGAGACCACCGAGCTGCTGGCCGCGGCCGGCGCGGAGGTCGTGGGGGTGGACCCGCTGCGCGACGAGTCGCTGCCCGCCGGCACGGCCGCGCTGGTCGTCGGAGGCGGCTTCCCCGAGGTCTACGCGGCCGAACTGTCCGCCAACGCGCCCCTGCGCGCGGCGGTGGCGGGGCTGGCCGCCGCCGGCGCGCCGATCGCCGCCGAGTGCGCCGGCCTGCTCTGGCTCGCCCGCAGCCTCGACGGCGCGCCGATGTGCGGCGTGCTGCCGGCCGACGCCGCGATGACCGGTCAGCTCACCCTCGGCTACCGCGACGCCGTGGCCGTGTCGCCGAGCTGGCTGGCGCCGGTCGGCGCGCGGGTCACCGGGCACGAGTTCCACCGGACGGCGGTCACGCCCGGCGCCGGCGAGCCACCGGCCTGGGCCTGGCGGGGCCGGCCGGCCGAGGGATTCGTGGTGGGCAACGTGCACGCGTCCTATCTGCACCTGCACTGGGCCGGCGCGCCGGAGATCGCGGAACGGCTGGTGGCGGCATGCGGCTGA
- the cobO gene encoding cob(I)yrinic acid a,c-diamide adenosyltransferase, giving the protein MPQGKVERVPDDGLTTRERRRQPVLAVHTGVGKGKSTAAFGMALRAWNAGWPIVVFQFVKSPKWRVGEETALKALGAHHAATGAGAPVTWHKMGEGWSWLARPGDERDHAAEAAEGWAQVKRDLAGERYRFYVLDEFTYPMKWGWVDVDEVVTTLRARPGNQHVVVTGRDAAPALVEAADLVTEMTKVAHPMDAGRKGQQGIEW; this is encoded by the coding sequence ATGCCACAGGGCAAGGTGGAGCGGGTACCCGACGACGGCCTGACCACCCGCGAACGGCGACGGCAGCCAGTGCTCGCGGTGCACACCGGCGTCGGCAAGGGAAAGTCGACCGCCGCGTTCGGGATGGCGCTGCGCGCCTGGAACGCCGGCTGGCCGATCGTGGTGTTCCAGTTCGTGAAGAGTCCGAAGTGGCGGGTCGGCGAGGAGACGGCGCTCAAGGCGCTGGGCGCCCACCACGCCGCCACCGGCGCCGGCGCACCGGTCACCTGGCACAAGATGGGCGAGGGCTGGTCGTGGCTGGCCCGGCCGGGCGACGAACGGGACCACGCGGCCGAGGCGGCGGAGGGCTGGGCGCAGGTCAAGCGGGACCTGGCCGGCGAGCGTTACCGGTTCTACGTGCTGGACGAGTTCACGTACCCGATGAAGTGGGGTTGGGTCGACGTCGACGAGGTGGTGACGACGCTGCGCGCCCGGCCCGGCAATCAGCACGTCGTGGTCACCGGGCGGGACGCCGCGCCGGCGTTGGTCGAGGCGGCCGATCTCGTCACCGAGATGACGAAGGTCGCGCACCCGATGGACGCCGGCCGCAAGGGACAGCAGGGCATCGAGTGGTGA
- a CDS encoding VWA domain-containing protein, whose translation MSPAYPFSAVVGLADLRLALLLNAVSPVIGGVLVRGEKGTAKSTMVRALAALLPAIAVVPGCRFACDPAAPDPSCPDGPHAGAASSTRPARLVELPVGATEDRVVGTLDVQRILTEGTKAYEPGLLAAAHRGALYVDEVNLLPDHLVDLLLDAAAMGRAFVERDGVSLRHAARFLLVGTMNPEEGEPRPQLVDRFGLVVEVSAPAEATERAEVVRRRLAHEADPSAFAARFADADAATAERIVTARARLPKVALPDAVLVRIARICLAYGVDGLRADIVIARTAVALAAWRDRPTVTDQEVDDAARLALPHRRRRDPLDPPGADQQALDDALAQARAADPPPEPDDDPGPGGSGGGPRPDDDPGPGGSSGGPGPDEPRPDGPGGADVAPDAEDRPGGAPAAPPPSAAPVGAAYRTRTLTARSRGRHGHSGRRSPAYAARGRVAGSRAPRGRIGAVHLPATVLAAAREAGHGTLEVRARHLREAVHIGREANLVLFVVDASGSMAARARMATVKRAVLSLLRDAYQRRDTVGMITFRDTDATTVLRPTASHEVGVRRLADLRTGGRTPLAAGLTAAARTLVGERRRDPLRRPLLVVVTDGRHTRGPDPRTVAPALAGVPTVVVDCESGPVRLAMARTLAAALDAEYLPLAALDAAAVRAV comes from the coding sequence TTGAGCCCCGCGTACCCGTTCTCCGCTGTCGTCGGCCTCGCCGACCTGCGCCTGGCCCTGCTGCTCAACGCCGTCTCGCCGGTCATCGGCGGGGTGCTGGTGCGCGGCGAGAAGGGCACCGCGAAGTCCACGATGGTGCGTGCGCTGGCCGCGCTGCTGCCGGCCATCGCGGTGGTGCCGGGCTGCCGCTTCGCCTGCGACCCGGCCGCGCCGGACCCGTCGTGCCCCGACGGCCCGCACGCCGGCGCCGCGTCGAGCACCCGGCCGGCGCGACTGGTGGAGCTGCCGGTCGGCGCCACCGAGGACCGGGTCGTCGGCACCCTCGACGTGCAGCGGATCCTGACCGAGGGGACCAAGGCCTACGAGCCCGGCCTGCTGGCCGCCGCCCACCGGGGCGCGCTCTACGTCGACGAGGTCAACCTGCTCCCCGACCACCTGGTCGACCTGCTGCTCGACGCGGCCGCGATGGGCCGGGCGTTCGTCGAGCGCGACGGCGTCTCGCTCCGGCACGCCGCCCGCTTCCTGCTGGTCGGCACGATGAACCCGGAGGAGGGCGAGCCGCGCCCGCAACTGGTCGACCGGTTCGGGCTGGTGGTCGAGGTGAGCGCGCCGGCGGAGGCCACCGAGCGGGCCGAGGTGGTGCGCCGCCGGCTGGCCCACGAGGCGGACCCGTCCGCGTTCGCGGCGCGGTTCGCCGACGCCGACGCGGCGACCGCCGAGCGGATCGTCACCGCCCGGGCCCGGCTACCGAAGGTCGCCCTGCCGGACGCGGTGCTGGTCCGGATCGCCCGCATCTGCCTGGCGTACGGCGTCGACGGGCTGCGCGCCGACATCGTCATCGCGCGCACCGCGGTCGCGCTGGCCGCCTGGCGGGACCGGCCGACGGTCACCGACCAGGAGGTCGACGACGCGGCTCGGTTGGCGCTGCCCCACCGGCGGCGGCGCGACCCGTTGGACCCGCCGGGCGCCGACCAGCAGGCCCTGGACGACGCGCTGGCCCAGGCGCGGGCGGCCGACCCGCCGCCGGAGCCGGACGACGATCCGGGACCGGGCGGTAGCGGCGGCGGGCCGCGTCCGGACGACGATCCGGGACCGGGCGGCAGTAGCGGCGGGCCGGGTCCGGACGAGCCGCGGCCCGACGGGCCCGGCGGCGCGGACGTCGCGCCCGACGCCGAGGACCGGCCCGGCGGCGCTCCCGCGGCGCCGCCGCCCAGCGCCGCGCCGGTCGGCGCCGCCTACCGCACCCGCACGCTGACCGCCCGCTCACGGGGCCGGCACGGCCACAGTGGACGGCGTTCGCCCGCCTACGCGGCCCGCGGCCGGGTGGCCGGATCGCGCGCCCCGCGCGGCCGGATCGGCGCGGTCCACCTGCCCGCCACGGTGCTCGCCGCCGCTCGCGAAGCCGGCCACGGGACGCTCGAGGTCCGCGCGCGGCACCTGCGCGAGGCGGTCCACATCGGACGCGAGGCCAACCTCGTGCTGTTCGTGGTCGACGCGTCCGGCTCGATGGCCGCCCGGGCCCGGATGGCCACCGTCAAGCGCGCCGTGCTCTCGCTGTTGCGCGACGCCTACCAGCGGCGCGACACGGTGGGCATGATCACCTTCCGGGACACCGACGCCACCACCGTGCTGCGCCCGACGGCCAGCCACGAGGTCGGCGTGCGGCGGCTGGCCGACCTGCGCACCGGCGGGCGTACGCCGCTGGCCGCGGGGCTGACCGCCGCCGCCCGCACGTTGGTCGGCGAGCGCCGCCGCGACCCGCTGCGCCGGCCGCTGCTCGTCGTGGTCACCGACGGCCGGCACACCCGCGGCCCCGACCCCCGCACGGTCGCCCCGGCGCTGGCCGGCGTGCCCACGGTCGTCGTCGACTGCGAGTCGGGCCCGGTGCGGCTCGCGATGGCCCGCACGCTGGCGGCCGCGCTGGACGCCGAATACCTGCCGCTCGCCGCGCTCGACGCCGCCGCCGTCAGGGCGGTGTGA